One Schistocerca cancellata isolate TAMUIC-IGC-003103 chromosome 1, iqSchCanc2.1, whole genome shotgun sequence genomic region harbors:
- the LOC126167576 gene encoding putative phospholipase B-like 2 isoform X2, which produces MIYWHWINTVQNVCQNRQHLCKEIHSVLEENEHWTREKAAENKATSPFWYQVHLFYLQLDGLEVGWRQGVERSRLELDIPHLDFIWMNAVTDIIDLERRHSSTLEPSLGLFTAANFSSILVKHLHDTQEIFMAHNAGGMYQSMLRLLKRYELNYHEAPDEVSDVVPGQVIEFSSYPGSIHSQDDFYVISGMSPQGKNHQLKIASIPINNYNRALWRKSKPQQQVLSGPRVMTANRLAQHARQWVHHLAESNSGTGNRQWVVLDTGKVGKPPRESNRVPRRRRGSQKSRHQKHHLHGLLCVVEQLPGLTRASDVSHQLIAEGFWASLRGVPYHQDICDASHCADMKQTLEQSSLARSFKEDQKRATDVAAIMYLMRNYYYNDTLLSEDEQSMIAPRGDIQLDPKLPLGVIDTKVSTWAPNTSVQVYAIAGPPFSMNANISAESNDESNDVPQDDVDNHKYPVFPYKWSSSSFVNLSHLGQPDVWNFNIFVSEWSWHQHGNYTVAPEKPD; this is translated from the exons ATGATTTATTGGCACTGGATCAACACTGTGCAGAATGTGTGCCAAAACCGTCAACACCTTTGTAAAGAGATCCACTCTGTCCTGGAGGAAAATGAGCATTGGACCCGAGAGAAAGCTGCTGAGAATAAAGCCACCAGTCCTTTCTGGTACCAG GTACATTTGTTCTACTTGCAACTAGATGGCCTTGAAGTTGGATGGAGGCAAGGAGTAGAAAGAAGCAGGCTGGAATTGGATATTCCGCACTTGGACTTCAT TTGGATGAATGCAGTAACTGACATTATTGATCTGGAAAGGAGACACTCCAGTACTCTTGAACCTTCATTGGGGCTCTTCACTGCTGCAAATTTCTCATCCATTCTTGTGAAACATTTGCATGATACTCAAGAAATTTTCATGGCTCACAATGCTGGAGGAAT GTACCAATCAATGCTACGACTTCTTAAGCGATATGAATTAAATTATCATGAGGCACCTGATGAAGTATCTGATGTAGTACCTGGCCAAGTGATAGAATTTTCATCTTATCCTGGCTCAATCCATTCTCAGGATGACTTTTATGTAATCTCTGGTATGTCACCTCAGGGGAAGAATCATCAGCTGAAAATAGCAAGCATTCCAATTAACAACTATAACAGAGCTTTGTGGAGAAAATCTAAACCACAACAGCAG GTTCTGTCTGGTCCAAGAGTCATGACTGCAAACAGGTTGGCACAACATGCTCGCCAGTGGGTCCACCATTTGGCAGAGTCTAACAGTGGCACAGGCAATAGGCAATGGGTCGTGCTAGACACAGGGAAAGTGGGGAAGCCACCCCGTGAATCCAACAGGGTGCCGAGGAGGCGTCGTGGCAGTCAAAAGAGCCGCCACCAGAAGCACCACCTGCATGGTCTACTGTGTGTTGTGGAGCAGCTGCCTGGTCTCACTCGGGCTTCAGATGTCTCTCACCAACTGATTGCTGAAGGGTTTTGGGCCTCACTGAGAGGTGTACCTTACCACCAG GACATCTGTGATGCAAGTCATTGTGCCGACATGAAACAGACACTAGAACAGTCGTCACTAGCAAGGTCTTTCAAAGAAGATCAGAAGAGAGCAACGGATGTAGCAGCAATAATGTATCTGATGAGAAATTATTACTACAACGACACCTTATTATCTGAAGATGAACAGTCAATGATAGCACCAAGAGGTGACATACAACTCGATCCCAAGCTGCCACTTGGAGTGATTGATACAAAGGTTTCCACCTGGGCGCCAAATACATCAGTTCAAGTATATGCCATTGCTGGTCCCCCATTCAGTATGAATGCAAATATAAGTgcagaaagtaatgatgaaagcaATGATGTGCCTCAAGATGATGTTGATAATCACAAATATCCTGTCTTTCCTTACAAATGGTCTTCTAGTTCTTTCGTGAATTTATCTCACCTGGGGCAACCAGATGTTTGGAATTTCAACATTTTTGTCTCAGAATGGTCCTGGCACCAACATGGAAATTATACAGTTGCCCCTGAGAAGCCAGATTAA